The Drosophila biarmipes strain raj3 chromosome 2L, RU_DBia_V1.1, whole genome shotgun sequence genome has a window encoding:
- the LOC108029298 gene encoding tubulin-specific chaperone C gives MEGDSENRKDQVLERLNKRNKDRQNYLDVKSEQRSKESVQNEGVDYFSSTFTQKTIDIEQRLKDIQCAEGPTTDLARNFADITLEIQDLQRYLTASTMFLSDFKIKSCQNILNTLTSVSDETRQRLMPKKKFGFSGRKTAAKQKPNPNKDIVDAKSSKTPEKLGSTFSWTIANRKNEHIVLDSRQVNGQDITISNVSHCLVELQGHPGSVQVSRASKCTLLCGPIARSFFAENLDECTLSIACQQLRLHSSRGIRIYLHVTCRAIIEDCREVEIGEFNYDYPELEADYLASGLNKSQNNYTDVADFNWLSPDAPSPNWSLLKDHPDPNWNALRRDFIANSHNNNGHKQDVKDISII, from the coding sequence ATGGAGGGCGACTCGGAAAATCGCAAGGATCAGGTCCTCGAGCGCCTGAACAAGCGGAACAAGGACCGGCAGAACTACTTGGATGTGAAGTCGGAGCAGCGCTCCAAGGAGTCGGTGCAAAATGAGGGCGTTGACTACTTCTCCTCAACTTTTACCCAGAAAACCATTGATATTGAGCAGCGACTAAAGGATATACAGTGTGCCGAAGGCCCGACTACCGATTTGGCCAGGAATTTCGCGGACATAACCCTGGAGATCCAGGACTTGCAGCGATATCTCACCGCGTCCACCATGTTCCTCTCCGATTTCAAGATCAAATCCTGTCAGAACATCCTGAACACACTGACTTCAGTGAGTGATGAGACGCGTCAGCGGCTGATGCCCAAGAAAAAGTTCGGTTTCAGTGGCAGAAAGACTGCCGCGAAGCAAAAACCTAACCCGAACAAGGACATAGTCGACGCCAAGTCCAGCAAAACCCCGGAAAAACTAGGCTCCACCTTTAGCTGGACCATTGCGAATCGCAAGAACGAGCATATAGTCTTGGACTCCAGGCAGGTCAATGGTCAGGACATTACAATTTCGAATGTAAGCCACTGCTTGGTGGAACTGCAGGGACATCCGGGGTCTGTGCAGGTGTCCCGGGCCTCAAAATGCACCTTGCTGTGCGGCCCCATTGCCAGGTCCTTCTTCGCCGAGAACCTGGACGAGTGCACCCTCTCCATTGCCTGTCAGCAGCTGAGGTTGCACTCTTCGCGGGGCATTCGCATCTATCTCCATGTCACCTGTCGCGCCATCATAGAGGATTGCAGGGAAGTTGAGATTGGCGAGTTTAACTACGATTATCCGGAGTTGGAAGCCGACTATCTGGCCTCGGGGCTGAATAAGTCCCAGAACAACTACACGGACGTGGCCGATTTCAACTGGCTTTCGCCGGATGCGCCCTCGCCGAACTGGAGCCTGCTCAAGGACCATCCCGATCCGAATTGGAACGCCTTGCGGCGGGACTTCATCGCCAAtagccacaacaacaacgggcACAAGCAGGATGTCAAGGACATCTCCATCATCTAG
- the LOC108028945 gene encoding accessory gland protein Acp29AB-like, giving the protein MRVAAPQLSAFGFGIKPPACISLICQGPIIPLDFPSSGALEENVCYGDAIAERLAAIQHEQIPENFAERLGKLEEQQTSAQENINQISLDYEVKLARIEDGKSQVETFKNTILENFGERLAKIEAQQSSVQETLKKIPEDLEKLEKNQKDMLTKMETQHSKLMETVSEIYNKVFFPKFQRIGSRLFHIDGDSKQNWVEAGKKCRQLGGYIAAIKDQEELDALKVKLEGNRYWLGINNRDNHEVFVSEASGRKNPFLKWRLKEPNNAKKNEYCVEYNNGGMNDDPCSKDRSLICQSDNEV; this is encoded by the exons atgcGCGTGGCAGCACCTCAGCTTTCAGCTTTCGGCTTTGGCATCAAGCCCCCAGCCTGCATCTCTCTTATCTGCCAGGGCCCCATAATTCCCCTTGATTTCCCTTCCTCTGGTGCACTGGAAGAAAACGTGTGCTACGGCG ATGCCATCGCGGAAAGACTAGCAGCGATACAGCATGAGCAGATTCCGGAAAACTTTGCGGAGAGACTGGGCAAGCTGGAAGAACAACAGACATCGGCACAGGAAAATATTAATCAAATTTCACTTGATTACGAGGTAAAACTAGCCAGAATTGAAGACGGGAAATCCCAGGTTGAAACATTCAAAAACACCATTTTGGAGAACTTTGGGGAACGACTGGCTAAGATAGAGGCACAGCAATCATCAGTACAAGAAACATTAAAGAAAATTCCCGAGGACCTTGAAAAATTGGAAAAGAATCAGAAAGATATGCTGACGAAGATGGAGACGCAGCATTCCAAACTCATGGAGACCGTTTCCGAAATTTACAACAAAGTGTTTTTTCCAAAGTTTCAGCGAATCGGTTCAAGACTCTTCCACATCGATGGGGACAGTAAACAAAATTGGGTTGAAGCTGGAAAAAAATGTCGCCAATTGGGTGGCTATATAGCCGCCATCAAGGACCAAGAGGAGCTGGACGCCCTTAAGGTGAAACTGGAGGGAAATCGTTACTGGCTGGGAATCAACAACAGAGATAATCATGAAGTCTTCGTGTCCGAGGCATCCGGCAGGAAGAATCCTTTTTTGAAGTGGCGATTAAAAGAGCCCAACAACGCGAAAAAAAATGAGTACTGCGTAGAATATAATAATGGCGGAATGAACGACGATCCGTGCTCCAAAGATCGCAGTTTAATTTGTCAAAGTGATAACGAAGTTTAA